ATCTATAAATGAATGACCTAAGCTGGGCTTGGCGGATATTCtaggcagtaaatattttaggcttttcaggATGCGCTGTCATTTTACCagtgcccaccctgccccccacagTGGGGGAAACAGGCAGGCAGGATATGTAAGTGAGTGGGTGTGGCCACATTCtattaaatctttatttaaaaacacgAGTGCCTTCCAGTGACAGGAAGTAGgtaggtggttgccaggggccttAGGAGGGAGGTACAGGGAGTGACTGATGAATGGGGTGTGAGGTTTCCACTGGGGGCATGAAAAAGTGCCACAGATGGATGAGTCAATGGCTGTGCACTATGAGTGTCCTGAATGCCACTGAATGGCATACTTTCAAATAGTGAAATAGGTGAActttatgttacattttttttaccACCGCCACCACGAAGAAAGTAAAAGACCAAACAGGTGGCCTGTACCCACAGGACGTAGGTTGCCAACCTCCATCAAGAGCTCTGTTAATAAACTCGGGCAAATCTCAGCAAAAGGCAGAACTGCAGAAGGATGGGTATGAACAGGCAGGTCGTAACTGCGTTTGCTGAATGAAAGGCCAGCAAACTCCGCCCTTCCCGCAGCAGGGCGCCTGCATCTGTAACAGGGCTGAATGTAGGCGATTCCCTTTGAAGAGGAGTGGGAGAGGGTGGGTCTCTGAGTCCCCCGCACTCTGcaggcccccaccccagtctggGCCTGGGAGATGTGCCCTAACCAACCATGCATTCCTGGGATAGCCACTGGAGACTCACAGATGAGCCCGTTGGAGTTTAGTTCCAGCGCCCAGGTGCCACCGGGTGGCGCCAATGTGCAGCCGGACCCGGAAGGATTTGGTCCTGGTGGGGGATTGTGTTTCGGGGGTCCCACTGTAACCCTGGAGCAGACGTTTGCGGTATTGTAATAAGGACATACAACCAGGTTCGCATTTGTGAAAGCAGGTTTGTGATGGCGGCCACCGCTCGGGCCGCAAGGAGCAGGATGAGGTGGGCAGGGGGCGTGGGGCTTTGGTAGCCTCTGTCACGTTTTAGCGTGCACGGGGTCCGTGCCAGCGCTGCCCTGCGGGAAGCCGGTGCGAGCCATGTGCGTCTTTGAGGATTTTCAAGTAGgtgaatttcaaaaaagaaaaagcaaacaggtgaacttaattttaataacattttatttaacaaaagtaTGTCCAAGACATCAATATAAAAAAACTTTGTGAGCTgccacacattttttaaaaaatcatacttgGAAACCCGGTGGGTGGTTCACACTTACTACACATCTCAGAGGGGAGACGCCACAGTTCAGGTGCTCCGTAGCTGCACGTGGCTGACAGCTTTTGTGCAGGACGGCTCAGCTCTGGGCAGCACTGGGGTGAGTGAGAAATGTCACAACTGCAAAAGTAACAGCCGGTGATAAAACTCCCAGGAGAAGGTGCACACATTCTCTAGAAAAGGCCATTTTTGACTCCCGTCTCAGTAGTTTATAACCTGCAAAGTACAGATTCTCAGTGACAGCCAGCAGATGACATTCCAGCCTCAGCAAAGCTGACTGTTTCGATCCACAGTTAACTGAAAGTCATAACTGGCCTTTTGCAGCCATAAATACGGTACAGCTTGCTACGAAACCGGTCGGAGACAGTGAAATCGACTGGTGAGGAAGCGTGCTGGCCTCTGGCCAGCTGGTGCAGGTGACGGCACGCCGAGAGCGCATCTGCGCCTGGTGGGCAGGTGCTGCCGCCCCAGCGGGACGCACACCGCTCAGTGGCTTTTTGCTGGGTATGTCCTCATGAGTGCTCAGCGTGGTCCTGGTGACCGAATGCCTGGCTGAGGGCTGTATTGGCAGTGCTAGGAGATGTCAGGGTGACCGAACGCTGCGTTTGCTCAGTGAACTGGAGGTTTTATACTTAGAAATAATGACACAGGCAATACTTTGggttaaaatgggaaaaggcctGCGGTCTCcatcttcccagcctccagcagtGAGTCGGAGACCCTCAGTGGAGCCCAGGACCGCACAGAGCATGGCTGGGAAGTGCTGAGCTGGTCCAGGTCCCTGAGTCCCTGGCGCCCACAGAGCAGGGGGACCAGGCTGGGTACCACCGTGTGCTTCCTGGATCTCGGGGTGTGAGTTCCACCTGTTCCCCCTTCTCGTCCTCCCAGGGGTGGATGTGGAGGCAGCCAGACGGGCCGAGGAGGAATTGCTCCTTCACGACACAAGGTGCTGGCTGAACGGGGGCGCCATGCCCGAGGCCCGGCATCCCCGCACGGGGGCCTCTGCCCTGCACGTGGCCGCCGCCAAGGGCTACATCGAAGTGATGAGGTGAGCTGGGCTGGTGTAGaccctccctttcccctgctcCTTCTCGCTGTCTCACACCTTCCTGTGGGTTTTCTCCACTCCTGTCCTTTTCTAATCCACGCGCCTAAGGCCACGCATTTCCTTCTGAGTACAGCCTCAGCTGCGTCTGCAGGTCTGATGTGCagccttctctctgtccttcagtttaaaacattttccagctGCCAATCCTCTCTGACCCATGCGCCGTTCAGAAGTATGTCATTCGTTTCCGAACACATAGCATTTTCTAGTCATCGTTTCATTCCAGGCCTGCCTCGTCTAtcgtgctttgcagatactgtggggtttgtttgttttacaaattgaaggtttgttgcaaccctgcattgtcagatgatggtaagcattttttagcaataaagtgtttttgaTGAAGGTATGCACACTAGCTTTCTAGATGTAGCGCCATCACACGCTATACTAGGCGACGCTGCAGTGAAGACATAACTCCCACGTGCACCGGGAAACCGCAGAGTTCGTGCGCCTTGCTGCAATGTGACGCCTGCTTTACCTCGGTGGTCTGGAGCTGAGCCCTCAGCATCTCTGAGGGCTGCCTGTACGCGTTTCCTGCCGTCACTGCACGGGGCTGTTGGAGGATGGGTTCTGTGTGATTCCAGGTTTCTGAAATTTCATTGAGATTCACTTCATAGCCCAGTGCGCGTAACCTGGAAAAGAGCTGTGTTGCAAAGTACAGCGATCTATGTAGGTCACGAGGTCAGCTTTGCAGTTGTGCTATTTAAGTCTTCTATATCCTTAGTGATCTTTTTTCCCCACCTGCTTATTCTGTCAGTTGCTGTGAGAGGCCGTGAAACGTCCCACCGTGGCTGCGGGTTTTCTTCTTGTCGTTGAATCAGTTGTTGTGTTACATACTTCAAGGCCGGGTTACTTGGCGCATCTGTCTTTTAAGTTGTTGCAGGACGTactccctcccatcctctcctGCATCTTGTCTGCTTCTGACTGACAGGAATGTCGGAGTAGCGGGTTCCGCTTCTTCAGGTGCCctgctctctgctttctctctctccctcgtGTGATGTTGTCCTGTATTTTTGGTATGAAAGTGGAGTTCAGGTGAATCCCTCCATCTCTGCTCACCTCTGAGTGATGAATTTTTGGGAAGGTTTCCCTGTAGGGAACTTAGGATGACCGCTGACAGCTCCAGGCTCATGTCCTGGCTGCTTCCCTTGTTTCGGAGGTGGAGTGCCTTGTCCTCTGTAGTTCCAGTGGAAGCCCTGGGTCTGACACTCACTGGGCCACCTTCCACACCTGTCCATCCCAGGGCCAATTCCTGCAGCAAGGGGGTTGGGACGCTGTGAATGGTCAGGCCCAGTGATGTGCCCAGTCCCAGAGGGAGTGCCCTCCTCTGCCCATGGCTTCCACCCCGGAGTCTGAGGTGGCTGCTTCAGCTCCTGCCATTGCCTCTGCATCCCAGCCAGCAGGAAGAAGGAGAGGGCAAAGGGAGCAAACCTCCATTCCTTTTGAAAAAACAGTCCAGAAGTGGCATACACTGTTAACATCCCATTTGCCAGACCCTACTTAGCTGGCCGTTCTTGGCTGTGAGGGAGACTGGGAGGTTCTACTTCAGCCGGGTGGCCGTATGACCCACTGAAAGCGGGGTGCCATTATTACAGGCGGAAGGAAGGATCGATGTCCATGGGCAGCCTCATTCTCTGCAGCAGGACtgagacattttggttgttccCTGACTTAAGAGATACTCACTGACCATAATTTCATTTCTGCCCCTCAGTATGTGTTTGTGTTCACAACCAGATCTGTTGATtggcttttttggttttgttattaattttattctatattctgtataaCTTTAAGTACATAAAGGTTTATTTCCACAGGCCTCAGGAAGTGAGTAGAAGTCAGGACAATctcttcccaccaaaaaaaagttgCATATTTTGGTAAAGTGTTTGTCCGAGAGGGAAAAGCTGGAATTTACATTAGTAATGTTGTGCTGATTGGATTTTGGAAAGAATGTAGCCGGCATTCTCCTGGTTAAAGATAGGTGGCAGAGTAGAAGTGTGTATTTATACTTGACGCTATTCACTCAGCACTTGCTAAGCACCTGCTGAATGTCTTTTGGGTGCTGTGCTTACAGCAGCAAATAGGATGGATCTGGGCCCACGTGCAGTTCACAGCCTCGTCGGGGAGACAGACAAGTGACCCAGGAAGCAGGTCACATCCCAGGGCCCTAAGTGCTTGGAGAGGGGTCTTCCCCTCCACACGGGTGACGTGGGGCTGGATGACCCTGGGTGGCCATCCTGTTCCCACCAGGATGTTGTGCAGCATCCGTGACCTTCACCTACCAGATGCCCGAGCCATACCCCGCCACAGTCACGGCAGCCAGGCACCTCTCTGGACATcgcccagtgtcccctggggtTCAGCGTCATCCCCACTTGATAACTACTGGCCTTGAGGGACAGAAACAGGGCAGTGGGAGAAGGCGAGTGCAGAGGGGGGAGTCCCTCCGTGAGGATGGGCCCCTCTGTGACCGCTGAGGGAGTGGCTGCAAGAAATGCCGAGACGCCCCGAGAACACTCATCGGGCAGAGAGAATGGGGGCCTGAGGTGGGCGCGTGCTCGGGGAAGTAGCAGGGTGCCCAGCACGGCTGGGGCAGAGTCAGCTCCGACGAGCTTTTGTGTAAAAAGGTTCTTTACAAGACACCTCAtctccccatcttcccctcctTGCTTTAGCTCTTCCTCACTGACCCAACCTCAATCCAGCCCTCTGAGAGCAGACACGTCTGCCCTAAACTGAGTTCCCAGAACTGCCCTGGACTTCTAACCAGACTGAGTGGTCCGACGTGGTGAATATCCCCCCGGAATCGTCTGAGCCCGGGGTTCTGTCTCCTGACTGGTCACATTTGGACCAGATGGGTCCTCACCATGGGGCGGTCCTCTGCCCTGTAGGGTGGCTGGCAGCTTCCCTGGCACCCACCCCTAAGTTATGACAACCAGAAACCTCTCCAGACATGGCCAGGTGCCCACATGGCAGTGCCTCCCTGTTCGAGAACTGCTGCTCTGAGCCTGGGTTCCTGCGTACAGCGCTGCCCCTAGGCCACCCCTTCTGGGGTCTCATCCTTTCCTTAGGCTTGGGCGCTGTggaacccccagccccacctactCCGGGGCTGTCCCACAACCAGGGGTGACTGTCAAAAGAGTTCACCCCTACAGGTACAAGGAGCGGGGTTCCAGAGGCCACCTGATGGGCCAGGGGAGGGGTCAGAGCCAGGGGAAGAGGGGGTCACTTTGCAGGGGGTGGTGCTCGGGGCAGTGGCTCTTTACCACGTGGCGGGTTGTTTCCGGTACTGTCACAGCTGGTATTGCCACCACAGCACGGCTGGCTGACATCAGCCCTTGGCCCAGAGCCCCTGTATTGGTCCTTGACCCgagcctccctggcccccaggctgCTCCTTCAGGCTGGCTACGACCCGGAGCTGCGGGATGGGGACGGCTGGACCCCCCTGCACGCCGCGGCCCACTGGGGCGTGGAGGACGCCTGCCGCCTGCTGGCGGAGCACGGTGGGGGCATGGACTCGCTGACCCACGCggtgagggccaggctggggcgcCCGGGGCCGGCGGGCTGGGAGGGCCCCCACAACTCCTCCTCATCGGCccttctccccctgcccacccagggGCAGCGACCCTGTGACCTGGCAGATGAGGAGGTGCTGAGCCTGCTGGAGGAGCTGGCCCGGAAGCAGGAGGACGTGAGTCTCTGGTAGctggccgggccgggccggggcacCTGCCCTTCCCTGGCTAGTGACGGGCCCAGTGGAGAGCCCTGAGGAAGGGCACAGCTGGGTCCTGGGGAGAggcggggcctggggcccagATGGGGGTGGTCTATCCGGGCTTGGGCCGGGCCTCGTCACCCCTGGGATGCCCTCCAGTCAGCACTGGACCAGGCATTGTTGCTGGAAAATCTCAGAGTGAGGGGGTGAATGGTGTGGACTCAGGGTCTGAACCCTGGGCTGCCATGGATTTGCAGTGTGAGCTGTGTGAAAACGGCAGGCCGGGAACTGATGCCTGTTGGGAGCAGTGCCTGAGAGAGAGCCttaagggaggaggcaggggttgCCAGCCCGTGGTCTGGGTGTGCTGAAGGGTCTGGGAGACGTTTGGGCAGGTCGCCCCTGGGAGGTAGAGGGACCCCTCTGGGGACAGGATTGGAGGCCAGGAAGCTTGGAGGCCCTTGGAAGCAGGAGACCCAGGGCGCCGATGGTAGGAAAACTTGAATGAGTCCGCAGATTTCCCCCCACCCGGCCCCTCCCATCTGGGGAACCAGAGACCTGAGGACCTGTAGTCGGAGCATCGAGTTAGGCACGACCAGCAGGGCTGTGCCTGTAGCCCTCAGTGTTGGGGGCATGGGACCCAGGAGGGTCCATGTGTTGTgtccctccccagcagccccttCTCCCTTGCAGCTACGGAACCAAAAGGAAGCCTCCCAGAGCAGGGGCCAGGAGTCCCAGGTGCCCTCCAGCAGCAAACACCGAAGGTAGGGAGGGGTGCCTGGAGGGTAGGTGGTCTGGAGGCTCCATGGGGTTTGGCCCCCAACACCTCCCCTTTCCACCAGGAGCTCCGTATGTCGTCTGAGCAGCCGTGAGAAGATCTCCCTCCAGGACTTGTCCAAGGAGCGCCGgcctggaggggcgggggggCTCCCCATCCGGGATGAGGATGAGGGAGAAGAAGGCCCttcaggtgaggggctgggggcctgggttcCTGAATCTGgagaggatggggctgggggcctggaccCCTgggtgtgagggaggaggggctgggggctggactcctgggtccgagagaggaggggctgagggccTGGACCCCTGGGgctgaaggaggaggagctggttCTCAGAGGCAGCTGGCATATTCCTGTGACCTCTCCCCCTTCTTGCACCATAGAGTACCCCTCTGCAGAATCCAGAACCCTCAACGGGGTCTCCTCCCCGCCACTCTCTAGCCCCAAGAGCCCTACGGTGAGTCTGGGTGTCCTGAGGCCATGCTAGGCCGGGAGGCTTACTGCATGcctccaggcagggcagggagggcgaagactacatttcccagaatccttAGCACAGCGGACTGCCTTTTCCTGGCTGCACCTGCCCCATAGTTGTAGTTCCTTGTGGTCCCTTTGGAGGTAACACTTGAAGTTCCTGAGAAGAGGGACCCTTTCTCTGTGACTGACACCTTTCTTTTCTCCAGACCCCAGAAGAGGTCACCTTCTCCAGGCGCTTTGGCCTCCAGAAGACGGGGAGCTCTGGTGCCCTAGGTCCCGCAGataggcagggggctgggggcgccCCTGCAGCTGGGCTGCAGCGCTCAGCCTCCTCCTCGCGGCTGGAGGGAACCTCCATTCAGGTGAGCAGGGTGATGGGCAGGGGACCAGACCCTGCCCAGTCATGGAGACTagtccccctcctttcctctctctccaggccAGGGAGCCCCGTCTTGCCAGAATTACCCCCACACCCTCACGGAATGTGCCAGAGTCCTCTGCCCCGTGAGTATTCAGGGTCCCCTGGGCCCCTCTCGGGGGCGGGAGGCAGGTCCAGGTACCAGTCTTGTCTGCATGATCCTGGGGAAGGCCATTTGCTCTCTGGGGTctggtccctgcctcccccaactCTTGGTCTTAGTTTCCCTTTTGGTACACTTCCAAGGCCACGGTGATCTGGCCCCCGTTCCCCCCGCCTCCTCCCACTCACCCTTTCTGACACAGGCAGGCTCCGGCCCAGACCTTCGCTGCAGCTCCCCCCTCACACCCACagggcttccttcctccctccctcaggtcTGTGTGAATGTCAGCTTCTCGGTGAGCGCAGCAGCAGCCAGACACgcacccctcctgcctcctgtccttgctctttttttttttttctccagagggCTTGACTCTCCTGATGTAGTACGTGATGTTCTAGTCTTTTTGTGGCTATTGTTTTGCATCTTTTTTGCCCAGATTTGAGTCATCGGGGCAgagatcatttctttcttttgctcgCTGCTGTGTCTGGTGCCTGCCACGTAATGCATGCGAGCTTGAgtaacatttgctgaatgaatgaattcacaCAGGTCTGAGATCTCCAGGCGGCTGCCTCCTTTGAATGACTCCACTCCTCCCTCCAGGATTCCGGAGCCCCAGTCCCCAGTGAAGCCCAATGCCCCCGTAGTCACTGCAGCGCCCCCAGCGGACTCCCGGGACCGCCGGAGGTGAGGTGAAGAGGGAGTGGGAGGCCGCCGTCTCCGCAGCGGGGAGGAAAATACATTTCCCAGGAGTCCCCGGTCCTGTGAGGGTGGCTCCCAAGGGACAGTGTGTCCCACGGTTGGGGGAGTTGAAGTCCTCTGGCACAATGTGACTCCCTGAGAGTGTCGGCCATGGGACAGGGCAGGGTCCAAGGGAACCCTCCCTGAGGTCGGGGGCCCTTCACTCAGGTCCTACCAGATGCCTGTGCGGGATGAGGAGTCTGAATCCCAGCGCAAAGCTCGCTCTCGCCTCATGCGCCAGTCTCGGAGGTCCACACAGGTATGGGCTGGGCCTGGACTGGTGGGTCTGAAGGATGAATGCTGGGGCTGGGCCCTGTGTGCTTGACCTGACTGCCCTGTCTCTGTGCCAGGGTGTGACTCTGACGGACCTGAAGGAGGCCGAGAAGGCCGCAGGGAAGGCCCCAGAGCCAGAGAAGTGCCTGCAGAGCCTGGTGAGAGGGGTCAGGTGATGGACAGTGGGTGGTACCAGACACCCTCGTCCTCTGacccccctgcccctctcccacagGACCCTTCCCGGCGACCCCGAGTCCCTGGGGTCCAGAGCTCTGATGGCCCTGCCCAGAGAGGTGAGGTCTGGTCTCTGGAAAGTCGTTCTCCTGGGCCCAGCCGATCCCTCCCGCTACAGTCCAACCGTTTTCCTGGGGGTTGGGCCCAGGGACCCTGACACCGCTGAGGGGACCCCCTCCACAAGTCCCTGAGCTgattcctgcctcttccctagCAGAGGCGCCCGACGGGCAAGGGCAGGGACCACAGGCCACCAGGGAGCACCGCAAAGTTGGCAAGGAGCGTAGGGGGCCTGCGGAGGTGAGGGATGAGGCCCAGGCCGGTCTGCTGAGGCTGTGGGTGGGCCTtggaggctgggtgggggtgggaccaAGCATCCGGCTCAACCCCACCTCTGCCCGCCCACAGGGGGAGGAGGCGGAGCCAGCGCTGGCAGATCACAGCCCAGAATCCAGGTAAAGGGTGGGCAGGAAGGTTTTGGGTTGTCTGGGGGGTCCGTGGGTACGCCCCTGTGACGCCCTgctcgcccccaccccagcactcctGAGGGTGGCCCCTCATCCCGCAGGCAGCGGGACCTGAACCCAGAACCCGAGCCAGAATCAGAAGAACCGGACGGAGGCTTCAGGAAGGTTCGCGATCCCACCCCACGATTGTGCCATTGACTGACCCCCCACAAGTTGGCTTATGTAtacctgccctccagccccctaTTTAGTGGCTCTAATCCATCTGCGCATCCGGCCTTTTCCCGGCCTCGCCCAAGCTGCAGTCAGCCCTTTCCCCCGCAAACGTATCTCGGCATCAGGCCTGACCCCCGGGTCCCTCCTCCTGGTGTCCCCAGCTGTACGCAGAGCTGCGGACTGAGAACGAACGACTTCGCGAGGCCCTGACCGAGACCACGCTGCAGCTGGCGCAGCTCAAGGTAGAGCTGGAGCGCGCCACGCAGGTGAGGACAccctggaggtggtgggaaggggcctCATTTGCTCAGGATCCTCGGGAGGTGGAGGTAGAGACAGAGGACCGAGGAGAGGGGCTGAGTGGTGGGCTGGGACCCTTGAGAGGAGGAATCTGGGCAGCTGGGTAGGGGAGGGCTTATGGGCGGGGCTAGGACCTCTGGGAGGCGGGGCCTGAGGGGAGGGCTAGGACCCTTGGGAGGTGGAACTTGGGGGacccttggggaggggaggggctatGACGTCAGAAACGGGGCCTGGCCAAGAAGGGCTGGGCTTATCTTGAGCAGTGGGTGTTGAGGTCTGGGCCCCAGCAGTTTGGTCTGCCTTTCCCCCTCTCACTGCTGCTTTTCCTTTCTGGCCACTGAGGTTTGGATGCTTCTCTGACCCTGCTCTTTTTCTGTCCTCACCAGAGGCAGGAGCGCTTTGCAGAGAGGCCCGCCCTTCTGGAGCTGGAGAGATTCGTGAGTAGGGGTGGCTGGAGTGGGGCCGGGAGTGTCCCCAGCCTTACAAACCCATGTGGGTCTGGATTCTCAcctgctcctctgccctttccccactctcagcCGTACTCGACCTATGGCCCTCCCTGAACTCCTGTCCCTTGCCCTCATCTTCACCTGTTTATTCCAGGAGCGCAGGGCCCTGGAGCGGAAGGCGGCCGAACTGGAGGAGGAGCTGAAGGTGAGTATTAATGGGGAGCTGTGGGCAGAGAGTAAGGGCGGGCAGTGGGTTCAGCCTGCCCAGGGCCAGCTGGCTGACCC
This region of Camelus ferus isolate YT-003-E chromosome 9, BCGSAC_Cfer_1.0, whole genome shotgun sequence genomic DNA includes:
- the PPP1R12C gene encoding protein phosphatase 1 regulatory subunit 12C isoform X4; translated protein: MSGEDGPGAGPGAAAAAARERRQEQLRRWGARAGSEPGPGERRARTVRFERAAEFLAACAGGDLDEARLMLRAADPGPGAEPDPTAPQPARAVLDSTNADGISALHQACIDENLEVVRFLVEQGATVNQADNEGWTPLHVAASCGYLDIARYLLSHGANIAAVNSDGDLPLDLAESDPMEGLLKAEIARRGVDVEAARRAEEELLLHDTRCWLNGGAMPEARHPRTGASALHVAAAKGYIEVMRLLLQAGYDPELRDGDGWTPLHAAAHWGVEDACRLLAEHGGGMDSLTHAGQRPCDLADEEVLSLLEELARKQEDLRNQKEASQSRGQESQVPSSSKHRRSSVCRLSSREKISLQDLSKERRPGGAGGLPIRDEDEGEEGPSEYPSAESRTLNGVSSPPLSSPKSPTTPEEVTFSRRFGLQKTGSSGALGPADRQGAGGAPAAGLQRSASSSRLEGTSIQAREPRLARITPTPSRNVPESSAPSEISRRLPPLNDSTPPSRIPEPQSPVKPNAPVVTAAPPADSRDRRRSYQMPVRDEESESQRKARSRLMRQSRRSTQGVTLTDLKEAEKAAGKAPEPEKCLQSLDPSRRPRVPGVQSSDGPAQREAPDGQGQGPQATREHRKVGKERRGPAEGEEAEPALADHSPESRQRDLNPEPEPESEEPDGGFRKLYAELRTENERLREALTETTLQLAQLKVELERATQRQERFAERPALLELERFERRALERKAAELEEELKALSDLRADNQRLKDENAALIRVISKLSK
- the PPP1R12C gene encoding protein phosphatase 1 regulatory subunit 12C isoform X5, with amino-acid sequence MSGEDGPGAGPGAAAAAARERRQEQLRRWGARAGSEPGPGERRARTVRFERAAEFLAACAGGDLDEARLMLRAADPGPGAEPDPTAPQPARAVLDSTNADGISALHQACIDENLEVVRFLVEQGATVNQADNEGWTPLHVAASCGYLDIARYLLSHGANIAAVNSDGDLPLDLAESDPMEGLLKAEIARRGVDVEAARRAEEELLLHDTRCWLNGGAMPEARHPRTGASALHVAAAKGYIEVMRLLLQAGYDPELRDGDGWTPLHAAAHWGVEDACRLLAEHGGGMDSLTHAGQRPCDLADEEVLSLLEELARKQEDLRNQKEASQSRGQESQVPSSSKHRRSSVCRLSSREKISLQDLSKERRPGGAGGLPIRDEDEGEEGPSEYPSAESRTLNGVSSPPLSSPKSPTTPEEVTFSRRFGLQKTGSSGALGPADRQGAGGAPAAGLQRSASSSRLEGTSIQAREPRLARITPTPSRNVPESSAPIPEPQSPVKPNAPVVTAAPPADSRDRRRSYQMPVRDEESESQRKARSRLMRQSRRSTQGVTLTDLKEAEKAAGKAPEPEKCLQSLDPSRRPRVPGVQSSDGPAQRAEAPDGQGQGPQATREHRKVGKERRGPAEGEEAEPALADHSPESSTPEGGPSSRRQRDLNPEPEPESEEPDGGFRKLYAELRTENERLREALTETTLQLAQLKVELERATQRQERFAERPALLELERFERRALERKAAELEEELKALSDLRADNQRLKDENAALIRVISKLSK
- the PPP1R12C gene encoding protein phosphatase 1 regulatory subunit 12C isoform X6 encodes the protein MKTPLFSIQFLLAWLLGALLSWSPACIDENLEVVRFLVEQGATVNQADNEGWTPLHVAASCGYLDIARYLLSHGANIAAVNSDGDLPLDLAESDPMEGLLKAEIARRGVDVEAARRAEEELLLHDTRCWLNGGAMPEARHPRTGASALHVAAAKGYIEVMRLLLQAGYDPELRDGDGWTPLHAAAHWGVEDACRLLAEHGGGMDSLTHAGQRPCDLADEEVLSLLEELARKQEDLRNQKEASQSRGQESQVPSSSKHRRSSVCRLSSREKISLQDLSKERRPGGAGGLPIRDEDEGEEGPSEYPSAESRTLNGVSSPPLSSPKSPTTPEEVTFSRRFGLQKTGSSGALGPADRQGAGGAPAAGLQRSASSSRLEGTSIQAREPRLARITPTPSRNVPESSAPSEISRRLPPLNDSTPPSRIPEPQSPVKPNAPVVTAAPPADSRDRRRSYQMPVRDEESESQRKARSRLMRQSRRSTQGVTLTDLKEAEKAAGKAPEPEKCLQSLDPSRRPRVPGVQSSDGPAQRAEAPDGQGQGPQATREHRKVGKERRGPAEGEEAEPALADHSPESSTPEGGPSSRRQRDLNPEPEPESEEPDGGFRKLYAELRTENERLREALTETTLQLAQLKVELERATQRQERFAERPALLELERFERRALERKAAELEEELKALSDLRADNQRLKDENAALIRVISKLSK
- the PPP1R12C gene encoding protein phosphatase 1 regulatory subunit 12C isoform X3, with product MSGEDGPGAGPGAAAAAARERRQEQLRRWGARAGSEPGPGERRARTVRFERAAEFLAACAGGDLDEARLMLRAADPGPGAEPDPTAPQPARAVLDSTNADGISALHQACIDENLEVVRFLVEQGATVNQADNEGWTPLHVAASCGYLDIARYLLSHGANIAAVNSDGDLPLDLAESDPMEGLLKAEIARRGVDVEAARRAEEELLLHDTRCWLNGGAMPEARHPRTGASALHVAAAKGYIEVMRLLLQAGYDPELRDGDGWTPLHAAAHWGVEDACRLLAEHGGGMDSLTHAGQRPCDLADEEVLSLLEELARKQEDLRNQKEASQSRGQESQVPSSSKHRRSSVCRLSSREKISLQDLSKERRPGGAGGLPIRDEDEGEEGPSEYPSAESRTLNGVSSPPLSSPKSPTTPEEVTFSRRFGLQKTGSSGALGPADRQGAGGAPAAGLQRSASSSRLEGTSIQAREPRLARITPTPSRNVPESSAPSEISRRLPPLNDSTPPSRIPEPQSPVKPNAPVVTAAPPADSRDRRRSYQMPVRDEESESQRKARSRLMRQSRRSTQGVTLTDLKEAEKAAGKAPEPEKCLQSLDPSRRPRVPGVQSSDGPAQRAEAPDGQGQGPQATREHRKVGKERRGPAEGEEAEPALADHSPESRQRDLNPEPEPESEEPDGGFRKLYAELRTENERLREALTETTLQLAQLKVELERATQRQERFAERPALLELERFERRALERKAAELEEELKALSDLRADNQRLKDENAALIRVISKLSK
- the PPP1R12C gene encoding protein phosphatase 1 regulatory subunit 12C isoform X1, producing the protein MSGEDGPGAGPGAAAAAARERRQEQLRRWGARAGSEPGPGERRARTVRFERAAEFLAACAGGDLDEARLMLRAADPGPGAEPDPTAPQPARAVLDSTNADGISALHQACIDENLEVVRFLVEQGATVNQADNEGWTPLHVAASCGYLDIARYLLSHGANIAAVNSDGDLPLDLAESDPMEGLLKAEIARRGVDVEAARRAEEELLLHDTRCWLNGGAMPEARHPRTGASALHVAAAKGYIEVMRLLLQAGYDPELRDGDGWTPLHAAAHWGVEDACRLLAEHGGGMDSLTHAGQRPCDLADEEVLSLLEELARKQEDLRNQKEASQSRGQESQVPSSSKHRRSSVCRLSSREKISLQDLSKERRPGGAGGLPIRDEDEGEEGPSEYPSAESRTLNGVSSPPLSSPKSPTTPEEVTFSRRFGLQKTGSSGALGPADRQGAGGAPAAGLQRSASSSRLEGTSIQAREPRLARITPTPSRNVPESSAPSEISRRLPPLNDSTPPSRIPEPQSPVKPNAPVVTAAPPADSRDRRRSYQMPVRDEESESQRKARSRLMRQSRRSTQGVTLTDLKEAEKAAGKAPEPEKCLQSLDPSRRPRVPGVQSSDGPAQRAEAPDGQGQGPQATREHRKVGKERRGPAEGEEAEPALADHSPESSTPEGGPSSRRQRDLNPEPEPESEEPDGGFRKLYAELRTENERLREALTETTLQLAQLKVELERATQRQERFAERPALLELERFERRALERKAAELEEELKALSDLRADNQRLKDENAALIRVISKLSK